The DNA sequence AAATGTAATGGTTACAGATAAAAATAATGAAAAAGAAATGGAAGATGGACATAAAGCAATTGAAGAAATTTTCCAATTAGTTGTAGATATGGGTGGAACACTTAGTGGTGAACATGGAATTGGTTTATCAAAAGCTCCATTTATGGATATTGCATTTAATCAAGCAGAATTAGAATTATTTAAAAATATAAAAAAAGCATTTGACCCAAATAATATACTTAATCCACATAAAATGGGATTATAAAATAGGATAAATATTGGAAGAACCAGAAATTGTAAAGCAACCAATTAAGACTTTACTTAAAGCATTAGACTCATTTTTTAATGATGATACAACATATTATGCTGCAAGTCTTAGTTTCTTTACTATATTTTCTATTCTTCCTATTATCGCCTTACTTATTGCTATAATCTCTAGTTTAGATATAGTGCAAGACTATCTTGACATATTTATAAAATATACATTTGATATTTTAAATCCAACCCACTCAGAATCATTTATAAGTACTTTTCAAAACTATGTATCAAATTCAAGTAAACTGGGGTTTCTTGGTATTTTATATATGCTTTTCGTATTTATTATGTTTTTTAAAGACTATGAATATATTGTAAATAAAATTCACAAAGCAAAAAGAAAACCATTATTACAATCTTTCTTTTTTTATCTATTTTTCTTAGTAACCTTACCTTTAATGTTAGCCGCATTAAATATAGCACTATCGTTTTATAATAATAGTATATTTAACTCCATAGTAACTTTTATTTTTGCATGGTTTATATTTTTTGGATTATTCAAATTAAGTGTAAATAAACATATACATGTAAAAGCAGCTCTAATATCATCACTATTTACTTTAATTACGTTAACAATAACAAAGAATCTATTTATCTACTATGTTGTGTATAATAAGACATATACAACTATCTATGGTTCGCTTGCTATCTTACTATTTTCATTCTTTTGGATATATATTTCATGGATAATATATCTATATGGAA is a window from the Arcobacter sp. LA11 genome containing:
- a CDS encoding YihY/virulence factor BrkB family protein, which gives rise to MEEPEIVKQPIKTLLKALDSFFNDDTTYYAASLSFFTIFSILPIIALLIAIISSLDIVQDYLDIFIKYTFDILNPTHSESFISTFQNYVSNSSKLGFLGILYMLFVFIMFFKDYEYIVNKIHKAKRKPLLQSFFFYLFFLVTLPLMLAALNIALSFYNNSIFNSIVTFIFAWFIFFGLFKLSVNKHIHVKAALISSLFTLITLTITKNLFIYYVVYNKTYTTIYGSLAILLFSFFWIYISWIIYLYGIKMCHRLNMQEELKLRT